The sequence ATCGAGCTCGCCCTTGACGAGTTGCGTTTCGATTTCGTCGGCCGAAAGCTCAGCGATGGAGACGAATATATGAGGGAAACGGGCTTTGAAGGCGCTGATGATGGGAGCGGCATGGAAGCTGTTGGGCGTTTGAGCGATGCCTAAGTTCAAGCGGCCGCGAGTGAGACCTTCGATTTCCTGTACCGCTTCGATGGATTCCTGGGAAAGGGCCAGAATACGGTCCGCGTAGTCCCAGAAGAGCTTGCCGGCCTCAGTGAGCCGCACGCCTCGACCGATGCGTTCGAACAAGGCGACGCCGATCTGATCTTCCAGCTGTCGAATCTGCTGCGAGAGGGCGGGTTGGGCGATGTTCAAACGCTCCGCCGCGTTTCTGAAATGCTCTTCCGCGGCGACGACGGTGAAATAGCGAAGGTGTCGGAGCTCCATGGTGAATTCGTAATGATAGGTAAAACCGATCAAAACAATCAGAAAAGAGTAATATTTTTATCTAAAGAAACGGGTTAGTATCCCTGCATCGAGCCGGACGACCCGGTTTTCGAAACTGAAATCTGAAACGAAAAACTGAATACAATGAAAACGAAAGCTATCTACTATCATGCTGGTTGCCCTGTCTGTGTTGAAGCCGAGCGAGGAGTTGCTCAAGCCATCGATCGCGATCGCTATGACCTGGAGGTCGTGCACCTGGGCGAGGAAGGAAACCGAATCGAAGAGGCTGAATCCGCAGGGGTGCGATCCGTGCCGGCTCTCGCTTTGGGAGACCAGGTGTTTCACATCAACTTCGGAGCGGAGCTTTCCGCCCTAAAGGACTAGGTATAAAGGAGGACGTATCCATGAATCTGCTACTACGCTACACAAGTTTTATCGTGTCATTGGGGTTGGGGCATGCTTCTCTGGCCTGTGAGAACTGCTCTACGCCTGTACCGGAGGATCCTGCGCTTTCGATCGAGTCCGCGTCGGTGACTCGTCTGCTGGATCTCGACCTGCTCGTTTTTGAAGTGAATCTGAAGGGGGCTGCCGGGAGTGTGACGCCTGAACCTAAGGGCATGCTCGATGGAGCTCCGGTACTTGGATACGTCTTTCCGACCACGCTAGAGCCGGAGGCGGTCGGGTTTGGCGAGGTCGAGGGAATCCTCGCTCTTGCCGCGACCTCTCATCCGGATTTCGACGATACGCCGCTCTGGGATGAGGATTCGGATGGCGACTACGGCAACGACGGAGTCATCTGGCACACGCATTGGGTGGTGTTGGCCGAAGACAGCCGGATCGAGGCCTTGGCGGTGAAGCAGTTCGAGAAAGGCGACGATTCGGTAGTGTTGCCACCAACCAACCCAGGCATGCCCATGTACATGGACTCGCCCGGCTATGCGGTGATGACCAAAGACAATCGCTTGCGGATCGTTGTGCCAGAATATCGGATACGGAGTGACGAATCGTTTCGCTTCGATGCAGTGACTGCTTTCATGAGAGTGAACACCAGCGATCCCGACCGACCGATGCTTGGGGTTTACAAAGTCTACAGCGTGGCCTCAGGAGATCTGAGTCTCCCGTACGAGGTCGCGAATGATACAAGAGGATTGAACTGAGCTAGAATCTCAAATCCGGGCCAAGTGTCGGTCTGCTTGGTCCGGCTGTCAGCTAGG is a genomic window of Pelagicoccus sp. SDUM812003 containing:
- a CDS encoding thioredoxin family protein — translated: MKTKAIYYHAGCPVCVEAERGVAQAIDRDRYDLEVVHLGEEGNRIEEAESAGVRSVPALALGDQVFHINFGAELSALKD